A single region of the Saprospiraceae bacterium genome encodes:
- a CDS encoding sulfatase-like hydrolase/transferase yields the protein MKIISHTIALVLFCNMLNLVELRAQTGKAKQPNIILIMADDLGYEAFGAYGNTNYKTPRIDKMAKEGMQFNHCYAQPLCTPSRVKIMTGKYNFRNYERWGYLNANETTFAHILKSQGYATCIAGKWQLRGDEYAPYKAGFDEYHLWQLTFTSYNERYKNPRVLENGKMIKYENGEYGPQLHTNFITNFMERNQDRPFLAYFPMALTHRPYVPTPDSEDYDEVEIPSSGNAKNTVSDPKYFKDEVAYVDRIIGEIIDKVYELGIEDNTLIIFTGDNGTGVGIKSEMGKVIIPGMKGSTNQYGTHVPLIAFWAGHIKPGQVNDNLVDFSDFLPTITDAAGITLPSSFITDGMSFYPQLKGDFSKTREWVFCHFDPKNGEKYEQKRFVQNRDWKLYESGEFYDMHKDPFEKDPIAENTLAPDIKAIKQQFQEVFGRMKAEKAKE from the coding sequence ATGAAAATAATATCCCATACTATAGCCCTAGTGTTGTTTTGCAATATGCTGAACCTTGTCGAACTAAGGGCACAAACAGGCAAAGCGAAACAACCTAATATCATCCTAATCATGGCTGATGACCTTGGTTATGAAGCATTTGGGGCTTATGGAAACACCAACTATAAAACGCCAAGGATTGATAAAATGGCCAAAGAAGGCATGCAATTCAACCACTGTTATGCCCAACCGCTCTGCACGCCTTCAAGGGTGAAAATCATGACTGGCAAATACAATTTCCGGAACTATGAGCGATGGGGCTATTTGAATGCCAATGAAACCACCTTTGCCCATATCCTCAAATCGCAGGGTTATGCTACCTGCATTGCCGGTAAATGGCAATTGCGGGGCGATGAATATGCACCTTACAAAGCAGGCTTTGATGAATACCATTTGTGGCAGCTGACCTTCACTAGCTACAACGAGCGATACAAAAATCCCAGGGTCTTGGAAAATGGTAAGATGATAAAATATGAAAACGGGGAATATGGGCCTCAACTACATACCAACTTTATTACGAACTTTATGGAGCGGAACCAGGATCGTCCCTTCTTAGCCTATTTCCCTATGGCTCTTACCCATCGGCCTTATGTACCTACGCCCGATTCTGAAGATTATGACGAGGTAGAAATTCCCAGTTCTGGCAATGCGAAAAATACAGTTTCCGACCCTAAATATTTCAAAGATGAAGTCGCTTATGTCGACCGGATTATCGGCGAAATTATAGATAAGGTGTATGAACTAGGCATCGAAGACAACACCCTGATTATTTTTACGGGAGACAATGGAACCGGCGTCGGAATTAAATCCGAAATGGGTAAGGTGATCATCCCCGGCATGAAAGGTTCGACCAATCAATATGGCACTCACGTTCCTTTAATTGCTTTCTGGGCCGGGCACATTAAGCCAGGTCAGGTCAACGATAATCTTGTGGATTTTTCTGATTTCCTCCCTACTATCACCGATGCTGCCGGCATCACGCTGCCGTCATCGTTTATTACCGATGGCATGAGTTTCTACCCGCAGCTTAAAGGGGACTTTTCCAAAACAAGAGAATGGGTGTTTTGCCATTTTGATCCCAAAAATGGAGAAAAGTATGAGCAGAAGAGGTTTGTCCAAAACCGGGATTGGAAGTTGTACGAATCTGGCGAATTTTATGATATGCATAAGGATCCCTTCGAGAAAGACCCTATCGCTGAAAACACATTAGCCCCTGATATTAAGGCGATTAAACAACAATTTCAAGAGGTTTTTGGTCGTATGAAAGCGGAGAAGGCCAAAGAGTGA
- a CDS encoding sulfatase, with amino-acid sequence MKKISQIAILAATILLISCTLGTFSKKETKKSPNIIFILTDDQGWTHTSHRADPNIPESKSDYYETPNMDKLAKAGVLFSQGYAPNPICSPTRNSLMFGQNGARHIYNKDADWYKKTADWLTIPRAIKQANPAYKTAHFGKWHIAMLPKDAGFDYDEGMTSNGDGEIFGDGFLNAKDYTQSANKYLEDHKVENPTNAKKAGKPSAYWSDKNPKGIFGITSRAKAFMKESIADGKPFYVQLSHYATHLSLVSQKETYDYFKNKPRGERHTNPEFAAMLKDLDTSVGMIMDFVKEQGIEDNTYIFLMGDNGGRLTLNQLAIVDENKELLEARYSYQQERNIPLRDGKHSFYEGGIRVPFIAVGPDIKPERVCEIPVTGLDFLPTFAELAGYDKKFPEAIDGGSLVPVLKNEKVEKVERNREALIFHQGSHRKPRSAIRVGDYKLVKYWSKESKYSNTPKVELFNLANDLSETTNLVAQHPEIAQKLEAELNQFLEKVNAETGIRDIDGAFYRLLADLGLKAEDSE; translated from the coding sequence ATGAAAAAAATCAGCCAAATCGCTATCCTCGCGGCGACTATCCTATTGATCTCATGTACGCTAGGAACCTTTTCAAAAAAAGAAACAAAGAAAAGCCCTAATATTATTTTTATCCTTACCGACGACCAAGGCTGGACGCACACCTCGCACCGGGCAGATCCAAATATTCCCGAATCGAAAAGCGATTATTACGAGACCCCCAATATGGATAAACTGGCCAAAGCAGGCGTCCTGTTTAGCCAGGGTTATGCGCCCAATCCCATTTGCTCGCCTACGCGTAATAGCCTAATGTTTGGTCAAAATGGCGCCCGACATATTTACAACAAAGATGCAGATTGGTACAAGAAAACGGCAGATTGGCTGACCATACCCAGGGCAATAAAACAAGCCAACCCAGCGTATAAAACGGCACATTTTGGAAAATGGCACATTGCGATGTTGCCTAAAGATGCAGGGTTCGACTACGATGAAGGCATGACGTCCAATGGTGATGGAGAAATTTTTGGAGATGGTTTTTTGAATGCCAAGGATTATACCCAATCGGCCAATAAATACCTGGAAGACCACAAGGTTGAAAACCCAACAAATGCTAAAAAAGCGGGTAAGCCAAGTGCCTATTGGAGCGATAAAAATCCAAAAGGCATTTTCGGGATTACCAGTCGGGCCAAGGCATTTATGAAGGAGAGTATAGCCGATGGGAAACCATTCTATGTGCAATTATCGCATTATGCTACGCATTTGTCCCTGGTTTCTCAAAAAGAAACGTACGACTATTTCAAAAACAAGCCCAGGGGAGAACGTCATACCAATCCAGAATTTGCGGCTATGCTGAAAGACCTGGATACAAGTGTGGGCATGATCATGGATTTTGTAAAAGAACAGGGAATCGAAGACAATACTTATATCTTTTTAATGGGAGACAATGGCGGACGACTCACCCTGAACCAACTCGCTATTGTCGACGAAAACAAAGAGCTGCTGGAGGCCCGTTATTCTTACCAGCAGGAAAGAAATATCCCGCTACGCGACGGAAAACATTCTTTTTATGAAGGCGGGATCAGGGTTCCGTTTATAGCCGTTGGTCCAGACATTAAGCCAGAGAGAGTCTGTGAAATTCCGGTTACAGGATTAGATTTTTTGCCCACCTTCGCCGAATTGGCTGGTTATGATAAAAAATTTCCCGAGGCCATCGACGGGGGGAGCCTGGTTCCCGTGTTAAAGAATGAAAAAGTAGAAAAAGTAGAACGAAATAGAGAGGCCTTGATTTTCCATCAGGGTTCGCATCGAAAACCAAGGAGCGCTATTCGAGTGGGGGATTACAAATTGGTCAAATATTGGTCAAAAGAATCCAAGTACTCGAATACTCCTAAAGTTGAACTGTTTAATCTGGCCAATGATTTAAGTGAAACAACCAATTTGGTGGCGCAACATCCGGAAATTGCCCAAAAACTGGAAGCTGAGCTAAATCAATTTCTGGAAAAAGTCAATGCTGAAACCGGTATCAGAGATATCGACGGCGCCTTTTATCGCTTATTAGCCGACCTTGGCCTGAAAGCAGAAGATTCGGAATAA